A genomic segment from Leopardus geoffroyi isolate Oge1 chromosome A2, O.geoffroyi_Oge1_pat1.0, whole genome shotgun sequence encodes:
- the SCAMP4 gene encoding secretory carrier-associated membrane protein 4 encodes MSEKENNFPPLPKFIPLKPCFYQNFSDEIPIEHQLLVKKIYQLWLFYCATLGVNLIACLAWWIGGGSGANFGLALVWLLLFSPCGYVCWFRPAYKAFRADSSFNFMAFFFIFGAQFVLTVIQAIGLSGWGACGWLAAVGFFQTNVGAAVVMLLPAIMFSMSAAMMAIAIIKVHRIYRGAGGSFQKAQTEWNAGTWRNPPSREAQYNNFSGNSLPEYPTVPSYPAAGSQWP; translated from the exons AAAAGGAGAATAATTTCCCGCCGCTGCCCAAGTTCATCCCTCTGAAGCCCTGCTTCTACCAGAACTTCTCCGACGAGATACCCATTGAGCACCAGCTCCTGGTGAAGAAGATCTACCAGCTGTGGCTGT tctACTGTGCCACCTTGGGGGTCAACCTCATCGCCTGCCTGGCCTGGTGGATCGGAGGCGGCTCGGGAGCCAACTTTGGCCTGGCCCTGGTCTGGCTACTGCTCTTCTCCCCCTGCGGCTACGTGTGCTGGTTCCGGCCTGCGTACAAGGCCTTTCG GGCCGACAGCTCCTTCAACTTCATGGCGTTCTTCTTCATCTTCGGAGCCCAGTTCGTCCTGACCGTTATCCAGGCGATCGGCCTCTCAGGATGGGGCGCGTG TGGTTGGCTGGCGGCAGTCGGGTTCTTCCAGACCAATGTCGGGGCCGCCGTGGTCATGCTGCTTCCGGCCATCATGTTCTCCATGTCAGCTGCCATGATGGCCATCGCGATCATAAAG GTGCACAGGATCTACCGGGGGGCCGGTGGAAGTTTCCAGAAGGCACAGACAGAGTGGAATGCGGGCACCTGGCGGAACCCGCCGTCTCGGGAGGCTCAGTACAACAACTTCTCGGGGAATAGTCTGCCCGAGTACCCCACCGTGCCCAGCTACCCGGCTGCTGGCAGCCAGTGGCCTTAG
- the LOC123604882 gene encoding translation initiation factor IF-2-like — MSRCVAQDPKAFIGCDGPPDTDADPNPNQHAHTGLPNATKGLKAGDTTSFGDQIRSLRTSPPYTGAFVLPLISHTHELQGPEPGHVLQGSGVRGPRGGARRPGRVAVAGARARASLPRGLRRGRGRGRPGSRRPGLPQQRGAGPRSGPRSCRGSGSSARSGPRSRAAAAAASAAAAAGLRMLARAVPAARAPGSPRSRSVARGPRLRPGVGGGSSPTAQPPSGPGRATAQRGAGLRGRPAPPHDGRRALRPLRGCQTAARGGFPGGARPAARVGAGESARARGEGAGQRPPSRGRGSRRSPGPACRRHGDAWPAAPPRFCDVTVSPPDVTAGRWRGAWPARGRARSDRDSVGRRPRGAAEGRSRRGGGALPGPPPAARRGSGNSRGGGRST; from the exons ATGTCCCGCTGCGTAGCCCAAGACCCCAAGGCATTCATCGGGTGCGACGGGCCACCCGACACTGACGCGGACCCCAACCCCAACCAGCACGCCCACACTGGCCTGCCCAATGCCACCAAAGGCCTGAAGGCTGGCG ACACCACCTCCTTCGGCGACCAGATCAGGTCCCTGCGGACATCACCCCCCTACACTGGAGCCTTTGTGCTCCCACTCATCTCTCACACCCACGAGCTACAGGGACCTGAGCCTGGCCATGTCCTTCAGG GGTCTGGAGTGAGGGGTCCGCGCGGTGGGGCGCGGCGGCCCGGGCGCGTGGCCGTGGCGGGGGCGAGGGCGCGCGCGTCCTTACCTCGGGGCCTccgccgtggccgtggccgtggccggcCGGGCAGCAGGCGGCCCGGGCTCCCTCAGCAGCGCGGCGCGGGCCCCCGCTCCGGGCCCCGCTCGTGCCGCGGCTCCGGCTCCAGCGCCCGCTCGGGCCCCCGctcccgcgccgccgccgccgccgcttccgccgccgccgccgccggcctcCGCATGTTGGCGCGGGCCGTCCCCGCCGCGCGGGCGCCCGGCTCGCCCCGGTCTCGCAGCGTCGCCCGCGGCCCGCGCTTACGCCCCGGCGTCGGGGGAGGGTCCTCACCCACTGCGCAGCCGCCGTCCGGCCCGGGGCGCGCGACGGCTCAGCGCGGGGCGGGGCTTCGAGGCCGCCCGGCGCCGCCGCACGACGGCCGCCGCGCTTTGCGGCCGCTCCGGGGCTGCCAGACCGCTGCCCGCGGGGGGTTTCCCGGAGGCGCGCGCCCCGCGGctcgggtgggggcaggggagagcgcGCGGGCGCGCGGGGAAGGAGCCGGGCAGCGTCCACCCTCCCGGGGGCGGGGCTCCCGCCGCTCGCCCGGGCCCGCCTGCCGTCGCCATGGCGACGCGTGGCCGGCCGCCCCGCCGCGCTTCTGTGACGTCACGGTCTCGCCACCTGACGTCACGGCCGGGCGGTGGCGCGGGGCGTGGCCGGCGCGGGGACGGGCCCGGAGTGACCGGGACTCGGTGGGGCGGCGCCCGCGAGGCGCAGCTGAGGGCCGGTCAAGGCGGGGCGGGGGAGCGCTCCCCGGGCCGCCGCCGGCCGCGCGCCGCGGCAGCGGAAACTCGAGGGGCGGGGGCAGGTCCACCTGA